Proteins encoded by one window of Martelella endophytica:
- a CDS encoding DNA polymerase III subunit delta' yields MADEQLLEGAVPPAANRHLFGHEQAEHYLAEAYRSGKGHHAILLEGAEGIGKATLAFRFANHVLHFPHPPDAPEKLIVPDHTSTITRQVIAGASHDLMHLKRPVDAKSGRLRTAITVEEVRRAGHFLTQTSGTGNWRIVVVDAADDLNRNAANAILKILEEPPKNAMFLLISHAPGRLLPTIRSRCLPLALRPLGPHDLSAALSALGIDTGGEDAGKLADLAGGSVSEALKLINYGGGEIIEAYHETLAGGDAEARAIMHRLADTLAKRDNETVLAFLLGHIDEDIKARAREAAMSGAIARAERLAVLSSEIGKDVATADAFNLDQKQLVLDLLSRVRAAVN; encoded by the coding sequence ATGGCTGACGAACAACTGCTCGAAGGCGCGGTTCCACCCGCTGCCAACCGCCATCTTTTCGGGCATGAGCAGGCCGAGCACTATCTCGCCGAGGCCTACCGCAGCGGCAAGGGCCATCATGCCATCCTGCTTGAAGGCGCTGAGGGGATCGGCAAGGCGACACTCGCCTTCCGCTTTGCCAACCATGTGCTGCACTTTCCGCATCCCCCCGATGCACCGGAAAAGCTCATCGTGCCCGACCATACCTCGACCATCACCCGGCAGGTGATTGCCGGGGCCTCGCACGATCTCATGCACCTGAAGCGGCCTGTGGACGCCAAGAGCGGCCGGTTGCGCACAGCGATCACGGTGGAGGAGGTGCGCCGCGCCGGCCACTTCCTGACACAGACCTCGGGTACCGGCAACTGGCGCATCGTCGTTGTCGATGCGGCCGACGACCTCAATCGCAATGCCGCAAATGCAATCCTGAAGATCCTCGAGGAGCCGCCAAAGAACGCGATGTTCCTGCTGATCTCGCATGCTCCCGGCCGACTGCTGCCGACCATCCGGTCGCGCTGCCTGCCGCTGGCGCTGCGGCCCCTCGGCCCCCACGACCTCTCCGCGGCACTTTCGGCGCTCGGCATCGACACCGGTGGCGAGGATGCCGGAAAGCTTGCCGATCTTGCCGGCGGCAGCGTCTCCGAGGCGCTGAAGCTCATCAATTACGGCGGTGGCGAGATCATTGAGGCTTATCACGAGACGCTCGCCGGCGGTGATGCCGAGGCGAGGGCGATCATGCACCGCCTGGCCGACACGCTCGCCAAGCGGGACAACGAGACCGTGCTCGCCTTTTTGCTTGGTCATATCGACGAGGACATCAAGGCGCGTGCCCGCGAGGCTGCGATGTCTGGCGCGATTGCGCGCGCCGAGCGGCTGGCGGTGCTGTCGTCGGAAATCGGCAAAGACGTGGCGACGGCCGATGCATTCAACCTCGATCAGAAGCAATTGGTGCTCGATCTGCTTTCCAGGGTGCGCGCAGCGGTAAATTGA
- the metG gene encoding methionine--tRNA ligase, with the protein MSETGNNFYITTPIFYPNGTPHIGHAYTMIATDALARFRRLDGMNVRFLSGTDEHGQKMQQTAEKEGITPIELANRNSAVFRDLLERLNCSNDDYIRTTEERHRISVQALWRRMKENGDIYLGKYGGWYSVRQEAYFDEGETVVGEDGVRREPLGSPVEWVEEESYFFKLSAYGDKLLEYYEAHPDFIGPAERRNEVVSFVKSGLRDLSISRTTFDWGIPVPDDPDHVMYVWVDALTNYITALGFPDENGALWDFWPGIHIIGKDIIRFHAVYWPAFLMSAGVQLPERVYAHGFLLNKGEKMSKSVGNVVDPFNLVEHFGLDPIRYFFLREVSFGQDGSYSDEGIGTRINSDLANGIGNLASRSLSMIVKNCDGAIPECGPLSDADKAMLATVDGVIATVREEMDRLAIHRALAAIIGVVSEGDRYFASQEPWALKKTDPDRMATVLYVTAEVVRQIAILLQPVMPQSAAKLLDLVAVPETERDFAHLGEKGRLKAGTPLEKPAPVFPRYVAPEE; encoded by the coding sequence ATGAGCGAGACAGGCAACAACTTCTACATCACGACGCCGATCTTCTATCCAAACGGCACGCCCCATATCGGCCATGCCTACACGATGATCGCGACCGACGCCCTGGCACGGTTCCGCCGTCTGGACGGCATGAATGTCCGCTTCCTGTCCGGGACCGACGAACACGGCCAGAAGATGCAGCAGACTGCGGAGAAGGAAGGCATTACGCCCATCGAACTCGCGAACCGGAATTCGGCAGTGTTTCGCGACCTTCTGGAGCGGCTCAACTGCTCGAACGACGACTACATCCGCACGACCGAGGAGCGCCACCGCATTTCGGTTCAGGCCCTCTGGCGCCGGATGAAAGAGAACGGCGACATCTATCTCGGCAAATACGGCGGCTGGTATTCCGTCCGCCAGGAAGCGTATTTCGACGAGGGCGAAACCGTCGTCGGCGAAGATGGCGTGCGCCGCGAACCGCTCGGCTCGCCGGTCGAATGGGTCGAGGAGGAAAGCTATTTCTTCAAGCTGTCGGCCTATGGGGACAAGTTGCTTGAATACTATGAAGCCCATCCCGATTTCATCGGCCCGGCGGAACGGCGAAACGAAGTCGTGTCCTTTGTGAAATCCGGATTGCGCGACCTTTCGATCTCGCGCACGACCTTTGACTGGGGCATCCCGGTTCCCGACGACCCGGATCACGTCATGTATGTCTGGGTCGACGCGCTGACCAACTATATCACCGCACTCGGCTTTCCTGACGAGAACGGGGCGCTCTGGGACTTCTGGCCGGGCATTCACATCATCGGCAAGGATATCATCCGTTTCCACGCCGTCTATTGGCCGGCTTTCCTGATGTCCGCCGGCGTTCAGCTGCCCGAACGCGTCTATGCGCACGGCTTCCTGCTCAACAAGGGCGAGAAGATGTCGAAGTCGGTCGGCAATGTCGTCGATCCCTTCAACCTCGTCGAGCATTTCGGTCTCGATCCGATCCGCTATTTCTTCCTCCGCGAGGTCTCGTTCGGCCAGGACGGAAGCTACAGCGACGAGGGAATCGGCACCCGGATCAACTCGGATCTCGCCAACGGCATCGGCAATCTCGCGAGCCGCTCGCTGTCGATGATCGTCAAGAACTGCGATGGCGCCATTCCCGAATGCGGTCCACTCTCCGACGCTGACAAGGCGATGCTGGCGACGGTTGACGGCGTGATCGCCACCGTGCGCGAGGAGATGGATCGTCTCGCCATCCATCGCGCGCTTGCCGCCATCATTGGCGTCGTGTCCGAAGGCGACCGTTACTTTGCCTCGCAGGAGCCATGGGCGCTGAAGAAGACGGATCCGGATCGCATGGCGACGGTTCTTTATGTCACGGCGGAAGTGGTGCGCCAGATCGCGATCCTTCTGCAGCCTGTCATGCCGCAGTCTGCGGCCAAACTGCTCGATCTCGTCGCCGTTCCCGAAACCGAACGCGACTTCGCGCATTTGGGTGAAAAGGGCCGGCTGAAGGCCGGAACGCCGCTTGAAAAGCCGGCGCCGGTGTTCCCGCGCTATGTGGCACCCGAGGAATAG
- a CDS encoding TatD family hydrolase yields the protein MLIDTHCHLDFPDFDAERDELVARAKDVGVAQMVTISTRVKKFSQIIEITEKYENVFCSVGTHPANADEELDITADDLVELTQHPKVVAIGEAGLDYHYEPEKAEAQKIGLRRHIEAARRTGLPLVIHSREADDDMAAILREETEKGAFPFILHCFSSGRGLAETGVALGGFVSFSGILTFKNSPEIREIAADVPMDRLLVETDAPYLAPTPLRGKRNEPSFVVNTARVLAEVRGVSEDEIAAVTTENAFRCFSKMTRV from the coding sequence ATGCTGATCGATACCCACTGCCATCTGGATTTCCCGGATTTCGACGCGGAGCGCGACGAGCTCGTTGCGCGCGCGAAGGATGTCGGCGTTGCACAGATGGTGACGATTTCAACGCGTGTGAAGAAATTTTCACAGATAATTGAAATCACAGAGAAATACGAGAATGTCTTCTGCTCGGTAGGCACCCATCCGGCCAATGCCGATGAAGAACTTGACATTACTGCCGACGACCTCGTCGAACTGACGCAGCACCCGAAGGTGGTGGCGATCGGAGAGGCGGGGCTCGACTATCACTACGAGCCCGAAAAGGCCGAGGCCCAGAAGATCGGCTTGCGCCGGCACATCGAGGCCGCCCGCAGGACCGGCCTGCCGCTCGTCATCCACAGCCGCGAGGCGGATGACGACATGGCCGCAATCCTGAGGGAAGAAACGGAGAAGGGCGCGTTTCCCTTCATCCTGCATTGTTTCTCTTCCGGCCGCGGGCTTGCCGAGACTGGCGTTGCGCTTGGCGGTTTCGTCTCGTTCTCCGGCATTCTCACCTTCAAGAACTCGCCCGAAATCCGGGAGATCGCCGCCGACGTGCCGATGGATCGCCTGCTGGTCGAGACCGACGCGCCCTATCTTGCGCCGACGCCGCTGCGCGGCAAGCGCAACGAGCCGTCCTTCGTCGTCAACACGGCGCGGGTTCTGGCCGAGGTGAGAGGCGTCAGCGAGGATGAGATCGCCGCGGTGACCACCGAAAATGCGTTCCGGTGCTTCTCGAAGATGACACGGGTCTGA
- a CDS encoding MBL fold metallo-hydrolase — translation MDYRRRFTILGCSSSPGVPRITGDWGACDPENPKNRRTRSSLLVEQFAPDGGVTTVVIDTGPDFREQMVRAGVTHLDAVLFTHAHADHIHGIDDIRGYFHAQRQRIPVFAELVTMERILEGFGYCLETPKGSAYPPIAKAHVIEDLDKPVIIDGAGGPIAFHPHRQHHGDIISLGFRVGDVAYCTDVSDFPADAIARLQGLDLIIIDALQYHPHPSHLSLSQALGWIERLGARQAILTHMHIPLDYETVKAETPEHVTPAYDGMRIEVAASDI, via the coding sequence TTGGACTATCGCCGCCGCTTCACCATACTCGGCTGCTCGTCTTCGCCCGGAGTGCCCCGGATCACCGGGGACTGGGGTGCGTGCGATCCGGAAAACCCGAAGAACCGGCGAACCCGTTCCTCGCTTCTCGTCGAGCAGTTCGCGCCGGACGGCGGCGTGACGACCGTGGTGATCGACACCGGCCCGGATTTCCGCGAGCAGATGGTGCGCGCGGGCGTCACTCACCTTGATGCCGTGCTCTTCACCCACGCCCATGCCGACCATATCCACGGCATTGACGACATCCGCGGCTATTTCCACGCGCAGCGACAGCGCATTCCCGTCTTCGCCGAACTGGTGACGATGGAGCGCATCCTCGAAGGCTTCGGCTATTGCCTGGAAACCCCGAAGGGCAGCGCCTATCCGCCGATCGCCAAGGCGCATGTGATCGAAGATCTCGACAAGCCGGTGATCATCGATGGTGCCGGCGGCCCGATCGCCTTCCATCCCCATCGCCAGCACCATGGCGATATCATTTCGCTTGGCTTCCGCGTCGGCGATGTCGCCTATTGCACCGATGTCAGCGATTTTCCGGCAGACGCCATCGCCAGGCTTCAGGGGCTCGACCTCATCATCATCGATGCCCTGCAGTATCACCCGCATCCGAGCCACCTGTCGCTTTCGCAGGCGCTCGGCTGGATCGAACGGCTTGGCGCGCGCCAGGCGATCCTCACCCATATGCATATTCCGCTCGACTATGAGACGGTGAAGGCCGAAACGCCGGAACATGTGACGCCGGCCTATGACGGCATGCGCATCGAGGTTGCGGCGAGCGACATCTGA
- a CDS encoding ABC transporter ATP-binding protein — protein MADNRGASVKYENVQKSYDGETLVVKKLNLDIPPGEFLTMLGPSGSGKTTCLMMLAGFEPATGGEIYLNQRPINNVPPHKRGIGMVFQNYALFPHMTVAENLAFPLQLRKMGKAEQEEKVKRALDMVQLGRFGNRRPAQLSGGQQQRVAVARALVFDPELVLMDEPLGALDKQLREQMQYEIKHIHDNLGVTFVYVTHDQTEALTMSDRVAVFNDGIVQQLSEPSVLYESPDNSFVAQFIGENNTLSGTVASIDGNQCSVRLDDGTTLIADKVNVAKEGDRTTISLRPERVELVPAETVENKVTGRIEELIYLGDHIRVRMSVCGNDEFVVKVRNRGERWDLQVGAMQTVGFAARDCKALDYAA, from the coding sequence ATGGCTGATAACCGGGGCGCATCGGTTAAGTATGAAAACGTGCAGAAGAGCTATGACGGCGAAACTCTTGTCGTCAAAAAACTGAATCTTGACATTCCGCCGGGCGAATTCCTGACAATGCTCGGCCCATCCGGCTCCGGCAAGACGACTTGCCTGATGATGCTTGCCGGCTTCGAGCCCGCCACCGGCGGCGAAATCTATCTCAACCAGCGTCCGATCAACAACGTGCCACCGCACAAGCGCGGCATCGGCATGGTGTTCCAGAACTACGCTCTGTTTCCGCACATGACGGTTGCCGAGAACCTCGCCTTTCCGCTGCAGCTCAGGAAGATGGGCAAGGCCGAGCAGGAGGAGAAGGTCAAGCGGGCGCTGGACATGGTACAGCTCGGCCGCTTCGGCAATCGCCGCCCGGCGCAGCTTTCCGGCGGCCAGCAGCAGCGCGTGGCAGTGGCCCGCGCTCTGGTGTTCGATCCCGAGCTGGTGCTGATGGATGAGCCGCTCGGCGCGCTCGACAAGCAGCTGCGCGAGCAGATGCAGTATGAAATCAAGCACATCCACGACAATCTCGGCGTCACCTTCGTTTACGTCACCCATGACCAGACCGAAGCGCTGACGATGTCCGACCGCGTCGCCGTGTTCAACGATGGCATCGTCCAGCAGCTCTCCGAGCCCTCCGTGCTCTACGAATCGCCGGATAATTCCTTCGTCGCCCAGTTCATTGGCGAGAACAACACGCTGAGCGGCACGGTCGCCTCGATCGACGGCAACCAGTGCTCGGTGCGCCTCGACGACGGCACGACGCTGATCGCCGACAAGGTCAATGTCGCCAAAGAGGGCGATCGCACCACGATTTCGCTCAGGCCGGAGCGTGTGGAACTGGTCCCGGCCGAAACGGTCGAGAACAAGGTGACCGGGCGTATCGAGGAACTCATCTATCTTGGCGACCACATCCGCGTGCGCATGAGCGTGTGCGGCAATGATGAATTCGTCGTCAAGGTCAGAAATCGCGGCGAGCGCTGGGACCTTCAGGTCGGCGCGATGCAGACGGTCGGCTTTGCCGCCCGCGATTGCAAGGCGCTCGATTACGCCGCTTGA
- a CDS encoding extracellular solute-binding protein, translated as MKLRTVIMASAATVAMAGSALAEDLTIVSWGGAYSASQDNAYHQPFMADHPDVTIINDESSNEAVAKLRAMDETGNVTWDLVDVEGPDSQRLCDEGLAMEIDLNEWTKAAPDGTPAVEDFGDAVINDCFIPQIVFSTTFGYRTDVAEWNGEEPTELCDIFDTETFPGKRALEKRPKKNLEWALICDGVAKEDLYDVLSTPEGVEQALAKLDTIKDDVIWWSAGAETPQLLADGEIVMGSTYNGRLFSVIAEQNQPVKMLWDWQVFDYDGWIVPAGLPEEDLDLVKEYISFATDTQRLADQAKYISYGPARASSQPLVGDHAELGIPMGPHMPTNPDNMGNYLVNNILWWADHQDDVEQRFQAWLAQ; from the coding sequence ATGAAACTTCGTACCGTTATTATGGCTTCCGCCGCCACCGTGGCGATGGCGGGCTCGGCCCTGGCCGAAGACCTGACCATCGTGTCATGGGGCGGAGCGTACTCGGCCTCGCAGGACAATGCCTATCATCAGCCGTTCATGGCTGATCATCCCGACGTCACGATCATCAACGACGAATCCTCGAACGAAGCCGTTGCCAAGCTGCGCGCCATGGACGAGACCGGCAACGTTACCTGGGATCTCGTCGACGTCGAAGGCCCCGACAGCCAGCGTCTTTGCGACGAGGGTCTCGCCATGGAGATCGACCTCAACGAATGGACCAAGGCGGCCCCCGACGGCACGCCCGCCGTCGAGGATTTCGGCGATGCCGTGATCAACGACTGCTTCATTCCGCAGATCGTGTTCTCCACCACCTTCGGCTACCGCACCGACGTTGCCGAGTGGAACGGCGAGGAGCCGACCGAACTCTGCGACATCTTCGATACCGAGACCTTCCCCGGCAAGCGTGCGCTTGAAAAGCGCCCGAAGAAGAACCTCGAATGGGCGCTGATCTGCGACGGCGTCGCCAAGGAAGACCTTTACGACGTTCTGTCCACGCCGGAAGGCGTTGAGCAGGCGCTTGCGAAGCTCGACACCATCAAGGATGACGTGATCTGGTGGTCGGCTGGTGCGGAAACGCCGCAGCTTCTGGCCGACGGCGAAATCGTCATGGGTTCGACCTATAATGGCCGCCTGTTCAGCGTCATTGCCGAACAGAACCAGCCGGTGAAGATGCTCTGGGACTGGCAGGTCTTCGACTATGACGGCTGGATCGTTCCCGCCGGTCTGCCGGAAGAGGATCTCGATCTGGTAAAGGAGTATATCTCCTTCGCGACTGACACACAGCGCCTTGCCGACCAGGCCAAGTATATCTCCTACGGCCCGGCCCGTGCTTCCTCGCAGCCGCTCGTCGGCGACCATGCCGAACTCGGCATCCCGATGGGGCCGCACATGCCGACCAACCCGGACAACATGGGCAACTACCTGGTCAACAACATCCTGTGGTGGGCTGACCACCAGGACGATGTTGAGCAGAGGTTCCAGGCCTGGCTCGCTCAGTAA
- a CDS encoding ABC transporter permease, whose protein sequence is MAQEQILTQEGKPLKQALRRALRREKMRSILLIAPLLAFVLVAFIAPIADMLFRSVENGIVADTLPETVVALQDWDPSTGELPDEAAYVALYDDLTVAVEKKIHTRLGSRLNYEQSGMSSLFRKAGRTVRSIEPGSPDMKQQLIDSDAAWGNLDTWALLKRYSGRYTPGYFLNAVDAEMNADGIEMKPDNERIYLYLFVRTLMLSLIITFSCLVLGYPISYLLAHLPLRKANLLMVLVLLPFWTSLLVRTSAWKVLLQQQGVINDLLVWAGIVDNTHRLVMINNATGTIIAMTHILLPFMILPLYSVMKTISPTYVRAARSLGATSWTSFWRVYFPQSVPGIGAGAVLVFILSIGYYITPELVGGTSGIFISNRIAYHISSSLNWGLAAALGTLLLVVVLFMFVLYDRIVGIDNVKLG, encoded by the coding sequence GTGGCGCAGGAACAGATACTGACCCAGGAAGGCAAGCCGCTGAAGCAGGCACTGCGGCGTGCGCTCAGACGCGAGAAGATGCGCTCCATCCTGCTGATTGCGCCGCTGCTCGCCTTCGTTCTCGTCGCCTTCATCGCGCCGATCGCCGATATGCTGTTCCGCTCGGTGGAAAACGGCATTGTGGCCGATACGCTGCCGGAGACGGTGGTGGCGCTGCAGGACTGGGATCCGTCGACCGGCGAACTGCCCGACGAGGCGGCCTATGTCGCGCTCTACGACGACCTGACGGTGGCGGTGGAGAAGAAGATCCATACCCGCCTCGGCTCGCGTCTCAACTACGAACAATCCGGCATGTCGAGCCTGTTCCGCAAGGCTGGCCGCACGGTGCGCAGCATCGAGCCGGGTTCGCCCGACATGAAGCAGCAACTCATCGATTCCGATGCGGCCTGGGGCAATCTCGACACCTGGGCGCTACTGAAGCGCTATTCCGGCCGCTACACACCCGGCTATTTTCTCAATGCCGTCGATGCAGAGATGAATGCTGACGGTATCGAGATGAAACCCGACAACGAACGGATCTATCTCTACCTGTTCGTCCGCACGCTGATGCTGAGCCTGATCATCACCTTCTCCTGTTTGGTGCTCGGCTACCCGATTTCGTATCTGCTCGCGCATCTGCCGCTGCGCAAGGCCAACCTGTTGATGGTACTGGTGCTCCTGCCGTTCTGGACCTCGCTTCTGGTGCGCACCTCGGCCTGGAAGGTGTTGCTGCAGCAGCAGGGGGTCATCAACGACCTTCTGGTCTGGGCCGGTATCGTCGACAACACGCACCGGCTGGTGATGATCAACAATGCCACCGGCACGATCATCGCCATGACCCACATCCTGCTACCGTTCATGATCCTGCCGCTCTATTCGGTGATGAAGACGATTTCGCCGACCTATGTGCGCGCCGCCCGTAGCCTCGGCGCGACGAGCTGGACATCGTTCTGGCGGGTTTATTTCCCGCAATCCGTGCCCGGCATCGGCGCCGGCGCCGTTCTCGTCTTCATCCTGTCGATCGGCTACTATATCACGCCGGAACTCGTCGGCGGCACGTCCGGCATCTTCATTTCGAACCGCATCGCCTACCACATCTCGAGTTCGCTCAACTGGGGGCTCGCAGCCGCGCTCGGCACATTGCTGCTGGTGGTCGTGCTGTTCATGTTCGTGCTTTACGACCGCATCGTCGGCATCGACAACGTCAAGCTGGGCTAA
- a CDS encoding ABC transporter permease, with protein MELQPYDSTLEKIWHYAFMVICGLIFFFLIFPILVIIPLSFNATDFFTFTPEMLSLDPAGYSFKHYMDFFTNPDWQQALWNSVIIAPMATLLATSFGTLAAIGLARSHVPFRGAIMAILISPMIVPLIISAAGMYFFYSRVGLQGTYWGVVLAHAVLGTPFVIITVTATLVGFDRSLERAAASLGANPVITFFKVQMPLILPGVISGALFAFITSFDEVVVVLFLGSASQKTLPWQMFTGLREQISPTILAVASILVTLSVILLTFLEIMRRRSERQRGMSPS; from the coding sequence ATGGAACTGCAGCCCTACGACAGCACGCTGGAAAAGATCTGGCACTATGCCTTCATGGTCATCTGCGGCCTGATCTTCTTCTTCCTGATCTTCCCGATCCTGGTGATCATTCCGCTCAGCTTCAACGCCACGGACTTCTTCACCTTCACGCCCGAAATGCTGTCGCTTGATCCGGCCGGCTACTCCTTCAAGCACTACATGGATTTCTTCACCAATCCCGACTGGCAGCAGGCCCTGTGGAATTCGGTGATCATCGCGCCGATGGCGACGCTGCTTGCGACCTCGTTCGGGACGCTCGCGGCCATCGGCCTTGCGCGCAGCCATGTGCCGTTTCGCGGCGCGATCATGGCGATCCTGATCTCGCCGATGATCGTGCCACTGATCATCTCGGCCGCCGGCATGTACTTTTTCTACTCGCGCGTCGGCCTTCAGGGCACTTATTGGGGCGTCGTGCTGGCCCATGCCGTGCTCGGCACGCCCTTCGTCATCATCACCGTCACGGCGACGCTCGTTGGATTCGACCGCTCGCTGGAGCGCGCCGCCGCGAGCCTTGGCGCCAATCCGGTGATCACCTTCTTCAAGGTGCAGATGCCGCTGATCCTGCCCGGCGTGATTTCCGGCGCGCTGTTCGCCTTCATCACCTCGTTTGATGAGGTCGTGGTGGTGCTCTTCCTTGGCTCCGCCTCGCAGAAGACGCTGCCCTGGCAGATGTTCACCGGCCTGCGCGAACAGATTTCGCCGACCATCCTTGCCGTTGCTTCCATCCTCGTGACGCTTTCGGTCATCCTGCTGACCTTCCTGGAAATCATGCGCCGCCGGTCGGAGAGGCAGCGCGGCATGTCGCCGAGCTGA
- a CDS encoding IMPACT family protein, whose product MFMLKSPATHEREIRKSRFAAIAAPIADEEAARAFIVAESFADASHNCWAWRIGTQYRFSDDGEPGGTAGKPILQAIEGQEVDRCAVLVSRWFGGIKLGTGGLVRAYGGTAAECLRLAEKAPVIAMARITATIGFSDLALVESRLEGAAALTIAARDFTQAGAIFTLSLPESEAEATAALLGDLTHGRAELTVDDTVGDAA is encoded by the coding sequence ATGTTCATGCTCAAAAGTCCCGCCACCCACGAGCGGGAGATCCGGAAAAGCCGTTTTGCCGCCATCGCCGCGCCGATCGCGGACGAGGAAGCGGCGCGCGCCTTCATCGTCGCCGAAAGCTTTGCCGATGCCAGCCACAATTGCTGGGCCTGGCGCATCGGCACGCAGTATCGCTTCTCCGACGATGGCGAGCCCGGCGGCACGGCCGGCAAGCCAATCCTACAGGCGATCGAAGGCCAGGAGGTCGATCGATGCGCCGTGCTCGTGTCGCGCTGGTTCGGCGGCATCAAGCTGGGCACCGGCGGTCTTGTCCGCGCCTATGGCGGCACGGCGGCGGAATGCCTGCGGCTTGCCGAGAAGGCGCCGGTGATCGCCATGGCGCGGATCACCGCGACGATCGGCTTCTCCGACCTTGCGCTCGTCGAATCACGGCTCGAAGGTGCTGCCGCGCTCACCATCGCAGCGCGCGATTTCACCCAGGCTGGTGCCATCTTCACGCTGTCTCTGCCCGAAAGCGAGGCCGAGGCGACTGCCGCTCTGCTGGGCGACCTGACTCATGGACGGGCCGAACTTACCGTCGATGATACTGTCGGCGATGCTGCATGA
- a CDS encoding AbrB family transcriptional regulator, with protein sequence MPAEMTRHWPPVLFWTALIVASGAVTLALEVAGLPAALLLGPMLSAIVFSFFGFRIAVPKLPFNLAQGVVGCLIARSISWPILQEISSDWMLFVAGVLSVVIASILLGWLLARFQVLPGTTAIWGAFPGAATVMTLMSGSFGADMRLVAFMQYTRVVIVTIVAATIARLWTGGGGSAAAVEWFAEPRLWPLAQTLLMVIAGVAIGRRSPIPAGAMIVPVILGSALNVAGLIDIELPQILLALCYALVGWGIGSRFDREVIRHASKALPRVLASIFALVAICAFFAALLVWFAGIDPLSAYLATSPGGADAVAIISASTNVDIAFVMAMQIARFFFVMALGPMLARFVAGRSRL encoded by the coding sequence ATGCCGGCCGAAATGACCCGCCATTGGCCGCCCGTCCTGTTCTGGACTGCCCTGATTGTCGCTTCCGGCGCCGTGACACTGGCGCTCGAGGTTGCAGGCCTGCCGGCCGCATTGCTGCTTGGGCCGATGCTTTCGGCCATCGTGTTCTCCTTCTTCGGATTTCGCATCGCGGTGCCAAAGCTGCCATTCAACCTGGCGCAGGGCGTCGTCGGTTGCCTCATCGCGCGGTCGATCTCCTGGCCGATCCTGCAGGAAATCTCCTCTGACTGGATGCTGTTCGTCGCCGGCGTGCTGTCGGTGGTGATCGCCAGCATCCTGCTCGGCTGGCTTCTGGCGCGCTTCCAGGTGCTGCCGGGAACGACGGCGATCTGGGGTGCCTTCCCGGGCGCGGCAACAGTGATGACGCTGATGTCGGGCTCCTTCGGCGCAGACATGCGGCTTGTCGCCTTCATGCAATATACCCGCGTTGTGATCGTCACCATCGTCGCCGCCACCATCGCGCGGCTCTGGACCGGGGGCGGGGGCAGCGCCGCGGCCGTCGAATGGTTTGCCGAACCGCGGCTCTGGCCGCTTGCGCAGACGTTGCTGATGGTCATCGCCGGCGTTGCCATCGGCCGCCGCTCGCCGATCCCCGCCGGCGCGATGATCGTACCGGTGATCCTCGGCTCGGCGCTCAACGTCGCCGGGCTCATCGATATCGAGTTGCCGCAGATCCTGCTGGCGCTCTGCTATGCGCTGGTTGGCTGGGGCATCGGCTCGCGCTTCGACCGGGAAGTGATCCGCCATGCCAGCAAGGCGCTGCCGCGCGTGCTCGCCTCGATCTTCGCGCTCGTCGCGATCTGCGCGTTTTTTGCGGCACTGCTCGTCTGGTTCGCCGGTATCGACCCGCTGTCGGCTTATCTCGCCACCAGTCCCGGCGGCGCCGATGCCGTCGCCATCATTTCCGCCTCCACCAATGTCGACATCGCCTTCGTCATGGCCATGCAGATCGCGCGCTTCTTCTTCGTGATGGCGCTCGGGCCGATGCTGGCGCGGTTCGTGGCGGGACGAAGCCGGCTCTAG